A region from the Acyrthosiphon pisum isolate AL4f chromosome A1, pea_aphid_22Mar2018_4r6ur, whole genome shotgun sequence genome encodes:
- the LOC100159025 gene encoding uncharacterized protein LOC100159025 isoform X2: MERSYRLTYINMSTGLLQFNASGFEESGYSLTSNTLRCYYQEINRPIDDDFRLEYGPQIPITGFHEPLTDFIFVSCTNLFGITVYSNFHAYARRRPEVRKFKDDTELGVAVIGIDSISRLNFMRQMVKSYNFINKEMSGDVMHGFTKVGENTFPNVIPMLTGRSFITEHNNKFDDWPYIWKDFSEEGAATLYAEDQPEFNMFDYLARGITLQPTLHYMRPYWLAVEQSILYKMSSPGCLGPTPKHLIYFDYLKSFLKVYKDSPVFLFSLFNEVSHDFVNTVGVIDLDYMQFLKTSLQEGLFNRTVIFVLGDHGNRMDFIRRTKVGTIEDRMPMVTVILPEWVSTKYPSWKESLRDNRMRLTSTYDIYATFRHILSTLNNQNKSTDIKQHLLNSIQDKNVKNHFSATSTGLSFFEPVPLVRDCNAAGVAQWLCVCNEGRQKRLDPEHPYSLAASNEVIRYFNELLDGLENCAEMKLAFIEHSYLYEAPQKYDDGKVYEKSVQITFKASPGNGYFEATLGIEINNGSQTFEVIGQVFRINKYGNQADCLPRTMLAKMPILKGICYCD; encoded by the exons ATGGAGAGGTCTTATCGTTTGACATACATCAACATGAGCACAGGGCTATTACAGTTCAACGCGTCAGGATTCGAAGAGTCCGGTTATTCCTTGACCTCAAATACGCTTCGTTGTTATTATCAAGAAATTAATCGTCCAATCGATGATGATTTCCGTTTAGAGTACGGACCACAAATTCCCATCACTGGTTTTCATGAACCTCTTACGGATTTTATATTCGTATCATGCACCAATCTATTTGGCATTACTGTGTATAGTAACTTTCATGCATATGCTAGAAGAAGGCCAGAAGTTAggaaatttaaa gacGATACGGAACTAGGTGTAGCCGTGATTGGAATCGATTCCATTTCACGTTTGAACTTTATGAGACAAATGGTGAaatcgtataattttattaacaaagAAATGAGTGGTGATGTGATGCATGGATTCACCAAAGTGGGTGAAAACACATTTCCAAATGTGATACCGATGTTAACCGGCCGATCATTCATCACGGAACATAACAATAAGTTTGAT GACTGGCCGTACATTTGGAAGGACTTTAGTGAGGAAGGTGCTGCGACTTTATATGCTGAGGACCAGCCAGAATTTAACATGTTTGACTATTTAGCAAGAGGGATTACTTTACAGCCAACTCTGCATTACATGCGCCCATATTGGTTAGCTGTGGAACAGTCGATTCTATATAAGATGAGCTCACCTGGTTGTCTTGGACCAACGCCTAAACATCTTATCTATTTCGACTATTTGAAATCATTCCTAAAAGTCTATAAAGACTCTCCTGTGTTCTTGTTCTCGCTTTTTAACGAAGTTAGTCACGACTTTGTCAATACTGTCGGT gTAATAGATTTAGATTATATGCAATTCCTCAAGACTTCTCTCCAAGAAGGGCTTTTTAACCGAACTGTGATTTTTGTGCTCGGTGATCATGGAAACCGTATGGATTTCATTCGGCGAACCAAAGTGGGAACCATAGAGGACCGGATGCCAATGGTCACCGTAATACTTCCAGAGTGGGTAAGCACGAAGTATCCATCATGGAAAGAATCCCTCCGTGATAACCGTATGAGACTGACATCCACCTATGATATCTATGCTACATTCAGACATATATTAAGTACATTGAataatcaaaacaaatcaaCTGATATCAAGCAACACTTACTAAATAGTATCCAAGACAAAAACGTTAAGAATCATTTTTCAGCTACTAGTACGGGCTTATCATTTTTTGAACCCGTTCCATTAGTTAGAGATTGCAATGCTGCCGGTGTAGCTCAATGGCTGTGTGTTTGCAACGAAGGTCGACAAAAGCGACTTGATCCAGAACACCCATATAGCCTTGCAGCATCAAATGAAGTCATAAG gtattttaatgaACTATTAGATGGTCTTGAAAATTGTGCTGAAATGAAATTGGCTTTTATTGAACATTCATATTTGTACGAAGCACCGCAAAAATATGACGATGGTAAAGTGTACGAAAAATCTGTTCAAATAACATTCAAAGCCTCGCCAGGTAACGGATACTTCGAAGCCACTCTTggcatagaaataaataatggttCCCAAACATTTGAAGTCATTGGGCAGGTCTTTAGAATTAACAAGTATGGAAATCAAGCAGACTGTTTGCCCAGAACAATGCTTGCTAAAATGCCAATTTTGAAAGGGATTTgttattgtgattaa
- the LOC100159025 gene encoding uncharacterized protein LOC100159025 isoform X1, whose amino-acid sequence MSTYKKHKRTHSNQQTIEPYYTFRYLFIFVTTLASVTVYHIHQEIVRPKLEHLVVYENLTDRDPRVTCQFPILNPFDSSILKYVFVPKPIKCMERSYRLTYINMSTGLLQFNASGFEESGYSLTSNTLRCYYQEINRPIDDDFRLEYGPQIPITGFHEPLTDFIFVSCTNLFGITVYSNFHAYARRRPEVRKFKDDTELGVAVIGIDSISRLNFMRQMVKSYNFINKEMSGDVMHGFTKVGENTFPNVIPMLTGRSFITEHNNKFDDWPYIWKDFSEEGAATLYAEDQPEFNMFDYLARGITLQPTLHYMRPYWLAVEQSILYKMSSPGCLGPTPKHLIYFDYLKSFLKVYKDSPVFLFSLFNEVSHDFVNTVGVIDLDYMQFLKTSLQEGLFNRTVIFVLGDHGNRMDFIRRTKVGTIEDRMPMVTVILPEWVSTKYPSWKESLRDNRMRLTSTYDIYATFRHILSTLNNQNKSTDIKQHLLNSIQDKNVKNHFSATSTGLSFFEPVPLVRDCNAAGVAQWLCVCNEGRQKRLDPEHPYSLAASNEVIRYFNELLDGLENCAEMKLAFIEHSYLYEAPQKYDDGKVYEKSVQITFKASPGNGYFEATLGIEINNGSQTFEVIGQVFRINKYGNQADCLPRTMLAKMPILKGICYCD is encoded by the exons atgtcGACTTATAAGAAACATAAGAGAACGCACAGTAATCAACAAACTATAGAACCATACTATACTTTTagatatctatttatatttgttacaaCATTAG caTCAGTAACGGTGTATCACATTCATCAAGAGATAGTGAGGCCGAAACTCGAGCATTTGGTAGTTTACGAA AATTTAACTGATCGTGACCCAAGAGTTACTTGTCAGTTTCCTATACTTAACCCGTTCGATTCATCCATTCTCAAATACGTGTTCGTGCCCAAACCTATAAA ATGTATGGAGAGGTCTTATCGTTTGACATACATCAACATGAGCACAGGGCTATTACAGTTCAACGCGTCAGGATTCGAAGAGTCCGGTTATTCCTTGACCTCAAATACGCTTCGTTGTTATTATCAAGAAATTAATCGTCCAATCGATGATGATTTCCGTTTAGAGTACGGACCACAAATTCCCATCACTGGTTTTCATGAACCTCTTACGGATTTTATATTCGTATCATGCACCAATCTATTTGGCATTACTGTGTATAGTAACTTTCATGCATATGCTAGAAGAAGGCCAGAAGTTAggaaatttaaa gacGATACGGAACTAGGTGTAGCCGTGATTGGAATCGATTCCATTTCACGTTTGAACTTTATGAGACAAATGGTGAaatcgtataattttattaacaaagAAATGAGTGGTGATGTGATGCATGGATTCACCAAAGTGGGTGAAAACACATTTCCAAATGTGATACCGATGTTAACCGGCCGATCATTCATCACGGAACATAACAATAAGTTTGAT GACTGGCCGTACATTTGGAAGGACTTTAGTGAGGAAGGTGCTGCGACTTTATATGCTGAGGACCAGCCAGAATTTAACATGTTTGACTATTTAGCAAGAGGGATTACTTTACAGCCAACTCTGCATTACATGCGCCCATATTGGTTAGCTGTGGAACAGTCGATTCTATATAAGATGAGCTCACCTGGTTGTCTTGGACCAACGCCTAAACATCTTATCTATTTCGACTATTTGAAATCATTCCTAAAAGTCTATAAAGACTCTCCTGTGTTCTTGTTCTCGCTTTTTAACGAAGTTAGTCACGACTTTGTCAATACTGTCGGT gTAATAGATTTAGATTATATGCAATTCCTCAAGACTTCTCTCCAAGAAGGGCTTTTTAACCGAACTGTGATTTTTGTGCTCGGTGATCATGGAAACCGTATGGATTTCATTCGGCGAACCAAAGTGGGAACCATAGAGGACCGGATGCCAATGGTCACCGTAATACTTCCAGAGTGGGTAAGCACGAAGTATCCATCATGGAAAGAATCCCTCCGTGATAACCGTATGAGACTGACATCCACCTATGATATCTATGCTACATTCAGACATATATTAAGTACATTGAataatcaaaacaaatcaaCTGATATCAAGCAACACTTACTAAATAGTATCCAAGACAAAAACGTTAAGAATCATTTTTCAGCTACTAGTACGGGCTTATCATTTTTTGAACCCGTTCCATTAGTTAGAGATTGCAATGCTGCCGGTGTAGCTCAATGGCTGTGTGTTTGCAACGAAGGTCGACAAAAGCGACTTGATCCAGAACACCCATATAGCCTTGCAGCATCAAATGAAGTCATAAG gtattttaatgaACTATTAGATGGTCTTGAAAATTGTGCTGAAATGAAATTGGCTTTTATTGAACATTCATATTTGTACGAAGCACCGCAAAAATATGACGATGGTAAAGTGTACGAAAAATCTGTTCAAATAACATTCAAAGCCTCGCCAGGTAACGGATACTTCGAAGCCACTCTTggcatagaaataaataatggttCCCAAACATTTGAAGTCATTGGGCAGGTCTTTAGAATTAACAAGTATGGAAATCAAGCAGACTGTTTGCCCAGAACAATGCTTGCTAAAATGCCAATTTTGAAAGGGATTTgttattgtgattaa